One part of the Saprospiraceae bacterium genome encodes these proteins:
- a CDS encoding T9SS type B sorting domain-containing protein, which translates to MLRITGFLFILPLFLMGQQRQKLHFDFNSCSLLEKNQATAAILAKNPSVCKCGLEQDAIELNNQSLTLPNTIDTFFYSDFSLGFSIAIESGSGNLDILSKMTNCNADTSFYIIYQSSDSSFVCTMQQGFDKIVQLVGKADPSKCWQQVFITRTLGFFRLFINGELKDEQSENFVLRLNNNVPIRFNQSPCNFVTRIQALLDQLILANYSMNSSEIKSEIILQDEILTSDTLIFLGASVAIRALSNCPGLVQWTPVSGLSNAMILNPIASPIQQTKYFFRAIHGFCNATDSLLIKVIDTSKIDCSNLKLPTAFTPNQDQLNDKFFISNNYIIDQLNYFDIMDRNGSVMSRFTNPKETWDGTWNGKELMPGTYYYRIAYTCKGQEYKTKGSFFLMK; encoded by the coding sequence ATGTTGCGAATCACAGGATTTCTATTTATTTTACCCTTATTTCTAATGGGACAACAAAGGCAAAAATTGCACTTTGACTTTAATTCTTGCAGTTTATTGGAGAAAAATCAGGCTACCGCTGCGATTTTAGCTAAAAATCCATCTGTTTGTAAATGTGGACTGGAGCAAGATGCAATAGAGCTTAATAACCAAAGTTTAACACTCCCAAATACAATTGATACCTTCTTTTATAGCGATTTCTCTCTTGGATTTTCAATTGCTATTGAATCCGGCTCTGGAAATTTAGATATCCTTTCTAAAATGACAAACTGTAATGCAGATACCTCATTTTATATTATCTATCAGTCTAGTGACTCAAGTTTTGTTTGTACGATGCAGCAAGGATTTGATAAAATCGTCCAATTGGTTGGGAAAGCAGACCCTTCAAAGTGTTGGCAGCAAGTTTTTATTACCCGGACATTGGGCTTTTTTCGTTTATTTATAAATGGAGAACTAAAAGATGAACAAAGTGAAAATTTTGTACTTCGTTTAAATAACAATGTACCCATTCGTTTCAATCAATCGCCCTGTAATTTCGTTACCCGAATTCAGGCATTATTAGATCAATTGATACTTGCAAATTATAGTATGAATAGTTCTGAAATTAAATCGGAAATAATTTTACAAGATGAAATTTTGACATCAGATACCTTGATTTTCTTAGGCGCATCGGTAGCTATTAGAGCTTTGAGCAATTGTCCGGGTCTAGTGCAATGGACACCTGTTTCTGGATTGTCTAATGCCATGATATTAAACCCAATAGCAAGTCCAATTCAACAAACAAAATATTTTTTTAGAGCTATCCATGGTTTTTGTAATGCTACCGATAGTTTATTGATTAAAGTGATTGATACTTCAAAAATTGATTGTTCTAATTTAAAATTACCAACAGCATTTACTCCAAATCAAGATCAACTGAATGACAAGTTTTTTATATCAAATAATTATATTATTGATCAACTCAATTATTTTGATATCATGGATCGGAACGGAAGTGTTATGTCCCGTTTTACAAATCCGAAAGAAACCTGGGACGGAACTTGGAATGGAAAGGAACTTATGCCTGGAACTTATTATTATAGAATAGCCTATACATGCAAAGGTCAGGAATACAAAACTAAAGGCAGTTTTTTTCTGATGAAGTAA
- the tatC gene encoding twin-arginine translocase subunit TatC has product MLSKFFKNKAENSTETEMSFLDHIDALRSHLFKSAAYITIAAIFVFTQKKFVIDTVILGPLHPDFITYRFFCNLSELTCISPNNVKLFTRELSEQLMVHLQVSFFMGLILAFPLVFREFWKFVKPGLYDKEVKATSGVIFWCTVLFLLGVLFGYYVLAPFSIAFLASYAVSDLVESTATLSSYVDAMTMYTMATGLVFELPLVVYFLAKLGIMGPGFMRTYRRQAIVAIAIIAAIITPPDVTSMLVVTFPLLLLYEISIHIAAHNYPKEIETNP; this is encoded by the coding sequence ATGCTATCCAAATTTTTTAAAAACAAGGCAGAAAATTCAACGGAAACAGAAATGAGTTTTCTGGATCATATTGATGCGTTGCGCTCTCATCTCTTCAAATCTGCTGCTTATATAACAATTGCTGCAATCTTTGTATTTACACAAAAGAAGTTTGTCATTGATACGGTCATCCTGGGACCCCTGCATCCAGATTTTATAACCTACCGGTTTTTTTGTAATTTATCAGAATTGACCTGTATTAGTCCGAATAACGTTAAACTGTTTACAAGAGAATTAAGTGAACAATTAATGGTACATCTGCAAGTCAGTTTTTTCATGGGTCTCATATTGGCATTTCCATTAGTTTTTAGAGAATTTTGGAAATTCGTAAAGCCAGGTCTTTATGATAAAGAAGTAAAAGCAACTTCCGGAGTCATCTTTTGGTGCACAGTATTATTCCTTTTAGGGGTCCTCTTCGGATATTATGTATTGGCTCCATTTTCAATTGCTTTTTTAGCCTCCTATGCTGTTAGCGATTTGGTAGAAAGCACTGCCACTTTAAGTTCTTATGTTGATGCCATGACCATGTATACTATGGCTACCGGACTTGTTTTTGAATTGCCTTTAGTGGTTTATTTCCTGGCAAAATTGGGCATTATGGGCCCAGGGTTTATGCGCACCTACCGGCGACAAGCAATCGTTGCAATCGCAATTATTGCAGCGATTATTACACCTCCTGATGTAACCTCCATGCTTGTCGTTACATTCCCATTGCTTTTATTATACGAGATCAGTATCCATATTGCCGCCCACAATTATCCAAAAGAAATTGAAACTAATCCATGA